The following are from one region of the Vicugna pacos chromosome 9, VicPac4, whole genome shotgun sequence genome:
- the LOC102545937 gene encoding ciliary microtubule-associated protein 3-like, with protein MCFNKAEPLVNYSFGTRQQRKLFPHFHPPSLLGNKFLPLRGVPHRGPGCYITEDLHGLAYNLSKIPTSRKGYAFGARTAMRFKPINKAMASYPGMYQTVNPWGQKDKRNFAPFNALSPRFRTYSKDPCYPGPGTYNPETKEPQKITWPMRFGSPDWAQIPCLQKRTLKAELSTDKDFRKHRSRVAYLSLYYN; from the exons ATGTGCTTCAACAAAGCAG AGCCGCTGGTTAACTACTCCTTTGGAACACGTCAGCAGAGGAAGCTCTTTCCTCACTTCCATCCCCCAAGCTTGCTGGGGAACAAGTTTCTCCCTCTTAGGGGAGTGCCCCACCGAGGGCCTGGATGTTACATAACAGAAGAT CTACATGGTTTGGCATACAACCTCTCTAAGATCCCAACCAGTAGAAAAGGATATGCTTTTGGAGCCAGAACAGCCATGAGGTTTAAGCCAATCAATAAG GCTATGGCATCTTACCCAGGCATGTACCAGACAGTCAATCCTTGGGGACAAAAAGACAAACGAAATTTTGCTCCATTTAATGCCTTGTCACCTCGATTTAGGACATACTCAAAGGACCCTTGTTATCCTGG ccCTGGCACATACAACCCAGAAACAAAGGAACCCCAGAAAATCACCTGGCCAATGAGATTTGGATCTCCAGACTGGGCTCAGATTCCATGTCTACAGAAAAGAACCCTGAAAGCTGAG CTGTCCACAGACAAAGACTTTAGGAAGCATCGGAGCCGTGTGGCCTACCTAAGCCTGTATTACAACTGA